TCCACGTCGACGGCATCGCCCGTCTGGCCGGCCGCGTCGGCGAGGGCGTCGACGAGGACGACCACGCCGAGGCCGCCGAGACGGTGTGGGCCGACTTTCTCGACCCGCTCTACCGCGACGGCGACCCCGTCCTCGAACCGCTGGGCGAACAGTGCCGCGAGAAGGTCCCGATCGACGCCGCCGCGCTGCGCGAGGCCCCGTTCCCCACCCAGCACGGGCTCGATTCGGGGACGATCAACCCCACGACCTTCAAGAACGGGCTCGTGCTCGACGTGTCCCAGGCCGCGATGGCCGCCGTCCCCTCCGATCTCGACCTCCACCGCGCGCGCACCATCGTGATGACCGCCCACTCCAACGACGACACCTACCGGATCGGCCAGGAGGACTGGACGATGCACGACGAGGGGTACGTCCGCGAGCGCGCCCTGCACGCCCCCAGCGTCGACCGATACGAACAGAACGTCGTCCACGCCCTGGCCCTCTACCTCGCCGAGAGCGAGCACGCCCGCGAGCAGGCCGAGATCGTCGACGATCTGTTGATCCTCGACGGGCCGCTCTACCCGACTGGCCTCCTCAAGTGGGGCGAGCGTGACACGGAGCTGGCCGACTTGCTCCTCGAAGACGAGCGACCGCGCGACGTGGTCGAGAACTACGTCCGACTCGTCGAGACCTTCGTCGACCGGGACGTACCGCTCGTCGGGTTCATCAAGAACAGCACCGCCAAGGCGATCACGCGGGTCGTCCGCGAGAAGGCCAACGCCCCGTGGGCCAACGACAACGCCTTCTTCCAGCGCGTGCTCGCCCGGCGCGACGGCAGCGGCGACCTGCGGACCGACGCGCTCACCGCGACTGGGTGGTTCCGCTCGCGGGTCGGCACCGACCGCGTGATGGCCGCCGACGGCGACGCGCTCGGCATCGACCGACGCCTCGACCCGTCGGCCTACGAGGTCAGCTTCTTCGTGCTGTACGACCCGCGTGACGACCTCTGTTACCGCGTCGAGGCGCCCTACGCGTTTACCGCCGACGAGGACACCCGCGAGGCGCTGCGCCTGCAGGTGCTCCACGACGTGGCCGGCGAGCAGGGACCGCCGCTCGCCGTCGCCAAGGCCGACGAACTCGCCCACATCGACCGCCAGGCCAACGAGCAACTGCGCCGGCGTATCGAGCGCGAACTCGGTAGCGACCGCCACCTCGAGTACGACGACAAGCGCTGGGGCGTCGACGTCGAAGAGCTGGTTTGAAGCCGCTACTCCGTGCTCCGGGCGTTCCTCGGTTCGGGAGTTTCGTGCAGGCGTGGAGGGGATACGTCGGTGGGCGGCCGGACCGATGCGGAGGTTCCGACGAGAAGTCGCAGGATAGCGGCCGGGTCGGGTGGAGCGTCAGACGTGCGTCGGGTGTCCGTCTGCCCTGTCTTTTTGCCCGAGCGACACCTCGGTTCGGAGGCATGGCCGCGAACGCCGACCCACCAGAACAGGGGGAACTCCACCCATGCATCGACCGCCAGTCGGCGGGCGAGTCGTGCGGCCACTCGACGACCGACGCCGTCGACCCGACCGACGCCGGAGCGACGGACCGGACCGATCTCACGGTAGACTACACGGCCGAGTCGCTCTACCTGACGAAGATCGCACTGCTGGAAGCCAGAGTCGCGACGCTCGAATCGCGGCTCGAATCCAGCGAGGCCGACCGCCAGCACGTCGTCGACCGCTACGAACGCGTCCTCCAGGGACGCGACGCCTGCCGCGACGAACCACTCGTCGCAGACGAGTTCGACAGCGAAGCCAGCCGTTCCGCGGGCACCGACCGCACCACCGGAGACGACCGGACGACCGGAGACGACCGCACCGCCGAGCGCGACGGCGACCGCTCGACCGGCCCGCTCGCCCGGCTCCGCGGACTGCTGAGCTAGTCGCGGCCGTCGCGTGGGGAGGGTTCGTTTTCGAACGCGTCGAGAACCGACGGAAAGCGCCGCGGTAGCCGCTGTTACTGCCCGTTCAGGGAGATCTGCGTGATGTCGATGACGCGCTGGTCGTCGAGCAGCTGCGCGACGGTGTCGTCGGGGACGGGGTCGTCGAGGTTGTACACCGTGAGGGCCTCGCCGCCGATGGTCTCGCGACCGTTGAACATGCCGGCGATGTTCACGTCGGACTCGCCCAGCACCGTGCCGATGAAGCCGATGACGCCGGGCACGTCCTCGTTGCGGGCGACGAGCATGTGGCCGTGCGGGACGGCGTCGACGCGGTAGCCGTCGATACGGACGATGCGGGCGTCGTCGCCGGCGAACTGCGTCCCGGAGACGCTGATGGACTCCTCGCCGTCGGAGACGGTGACGGTGATGAGGCTCTGGAAGTCCTCGGCGGAGCTGGTCTTCGACTCGGTCACGTCGATGCCCCGCTCCTCGGCGATGCGCTCGGCGTTGACGGCGTTGACCTGCGTCTCGACGACGTCCTCGAAGACGCCCTTGAGCGCCGTCGCCGTCACGATCTCGGTGTCCTGGTCGGCGA
This DNA window, taken from Halosimplex litoreum, encodes the following:
- a CDS encoding DNA double-strand break repair nuclease NurA; the protein is MTLDPVHVDGIARLAGRVGEGVDEDDHAEAAETVWADFLDPLYRDGDPVLEPLGEQCREKVPIDAAALREAPFPTQHGLDSGTINPTTFKNGLVLDVSQAAMAAVPSDLDLHRARTIVMTAHSNDDTYRIGQEDWTMHDEGYVRERALHAPSVDRYEQNVVHALALYLAESEHAREQAEIVDDLLILDGPLYPTGLLKWGERDTELADLLLEDERPRDVVENYVRLVETFVDRDVPLVGFIKNSTAKAITRVVREKANAPWANDNAFFQRVLARRDGSGDLRTDALTATGWFRSRVGTDRVMAADGDALGIDRRLDPSAYEVSFFVLYDPRDDLCYRVEAPYAFTADEDTREALRLQVLHDVAGEQGPPLAVAKADELAHIDRQANEQLRRRIERELGSDRHLEYDDKRWGVDVEELV